One genomic region from Yarrowia lipolytica chromosome 1C, complete sequence encodes:
- a CDS encoding uncharacterized protein (Compare to YALI0C14938g, similar to uniprot|Q12303 Saccharomyces cerevisiae YLR121c YPS3 GPI-anchored aspartyl protease 3 (yapsin 3) P8.5.f5.1): MNQYQNTPHSPMKFSILTLAVFTALASAATDKTLKVGFNQRVNHLKNSPNPNGLSNPSKNPSNPVAILNNKVVEYVVDITLGTPAQKFSVQIDTGSSDLWVKADGSDTAYNSSLSSTYEEYKPGAFFIAYGDQTTASGDWVKDTIDVAGASIPDFVFAAAKKTDTDPVFGVGYPSNEASDSQDEQGPEFEYDNFPIRLAKAGVINTPAYSLYLDSLQATTGTLLFGAVDTSKFADELALLPFIKDSPGDPGPKEFQVTLNSIDFGDSNALNVARLALLDAGTTLTILPSTTFLTLFNSLGLYNTEDGPVASQSQLDKWKSEGSAITYTFQGKKVNVPLTQLFIADTDGEGNQRYVTLADGSQEAAYSWLVGDAQSDEGQSVLGDSFLRSVYVAYDLQNNQVGLGQVKYDNSAENIVAISSGGIPSATKAPSAATWSTDHPIPTTAAPPSGIVGVGPKF, from the coding sequence ATGAACCAGTATCAAAACACACCTCACTCACCAATGAAGTTCTCCATCCTCACCCTCGCAGTGTTCACTGCCCTTGCCTCTGCTGCCACCGATAAGACCCTCAAGGTCGGTTTCAACCAGCGAGTCAACCATCTTAAGAACTCTCCTAACCCCAACGGGCTCAGCAACCCTTCCAAGAACCCCTCCAACCCCGTTGCTATCTTGAACAACAAGGTGGTCGAGTACGTTGTCGACATCACCCTTGGTACTCCTGCTCAGAAATTCTCTGTCCAGATCGATACCGGTTCTTCCGACCTCTGGGTCAAGGCTGACGGCTCCGACACCGCCTACAAcagctctctctcctccacctaCGAGGAATACAAGCCTGGAGCCTTCTTCATTGCGTACGGCGACCAAACCACCGCTTCTGGAGATTGGGTCAAAGACACAATTGACGTTGCTGGAGCCAGCATCCCCGACTTTGTCTTCGCTGCTGCTAAAAAGACCGATACCGACCCTGTGTTTGGAGTTGGATACCCCAGCAACGAGGCTTCCGACTCCCAGGACGAGCAAGGACCGGAGTTTGAGTACGACAACTTCCCCATTCGACTGGCCAAGGCTGGAGTCATCAACACCCCCGCCTACTCCTTGTACCTCGATTCTCTGCAGGCTACCACCGGAACCCTGCTGTTTGGAGCTGTGGACACTTCAAAGTTCGCTGACGAGCTTGCCCTTCTCCCCTTCATCAAGGACTCTCCCGGTGACCCTGGTCCCAAGGAGTTCCAGGTCACTCTCAACTCTATCGACTTTGGTGACTCTAACGCCCTGAATGTTGCCCGTCTGGCTCTTCTCGACGCTGGAACAACCCTTACCATTCTCCCTTCCACCACTTTCTTGACTCTGTTCAACTCCCTGGGACTGTACAATACCGAAGATGGTCCCGTGGCCTCTCAGTCACAGCTTGACAAATGGAAGAGCGAGGGGTCGGCTATCACTTACACCTTCCAGGGTAAGAAGGTGAACGTGCCCCTCACCCAGCTCTTCATTGCTGATACCGATGGCGAAGGAAACCAGCGGTACGTGACTCTTGCCGATGGCTCCCAGGAGGCTGCTTACTCCTGgctggttggagatgcTCAGAGCGACGAGGGCCAGTCTGTTCTGGGAGACTCCTTCCTGCGATCCGTCTACGTGGCATACGATCTCCAGAACAACCAGGTTGGTCTCGGCCAGGTCAAGTACGACAACTCTGCTGAGAACATTGTCGCCATTAGCTCCGGGGGTATTCCCTCCGCCACCAAGgctccttctgctgccaCCTGGTCCACAGACCATCCCATTCCTACTACTGCCGCTCCCCCTTCCGGcattgttggtgttggacCCAAGTTCTAG
- a CDS encoding uncharacterized protein (Converted to coding from non-coding YALI0C14894g, similar to CA4833|IPF1216 Candida albicans IPF1216 unknown function), with translation MRAHSNRPPPPPVLPYWHRFLHPIWVTEHLDWPSFKIIFRDWCATFGMIIIEIVPYSRKWFGSTIYLLPIMTFVSPSGQLSVPTAIITNIVMMMYIVCSWICGNILPQHISNHYFYDGLKKEDFAQILIDKGVCMAGPKLEECLMNACEHGYFMKGNASVVYAFWFAVICSINFFLKFRDPVFYGNGAITGMIATAVCAQTSMHTPWVDIKETGALITKPMGIAFATNLLVAIIIFPFTAGFQYTTYVNRAFKGVQSILQFQKDFMNGVKPSMENWKTYNGHEGLVAKTRMLVPVLKIVSGSIPLEVSYTRFPLKLYPSFFITFSRLTSTCAGITTIYDSFEQARVSVGGYQAGEQKEGPNGKPYPVGNYEATKSMSSILADRPLTLEQLDAAFEDINMTCSPILEAMIQTLAVCCEWIETANHFRFYTILPFIRSKHASRQREMAEKLASSRALYEEAVSRFMSIHSHHDEKSTPFLAMQKALYVEYINELVRVLTLLVDQLSELDHNRATPGFTTGLSWKHLQLHKLAGLLVMSPGKAAVSNEALTENETRFPTSRDPDHGAPQHILHRIGGKVRAAYHFVIQPRLVTPIKASLFTIIPLLPCLIKQSHWWFYSHRIYWTVVMTNMSMAEISADNLFNAFNRVLHTFYAVVIGMVAWYISTGNGRGNYYGFGVVMGIIAFFAICYREFIPPGKSYFPRIMLIVAMNLVLGLSWYDGQEPSSVDIGVGFTAAWHRYVCVVAGIGIGTIASNVPRPKSGKKMIRKILSGVIGETASIFCEVSEFSAVRMKNPDLVVDATKDPVASHVTGTVLQLMGAKRLFGVVKFEPNMSGPWPAKAYNELLCLCFEVVELTLHLYTFIKRVKDVHLWLPQIVLVAGWRNHHLMAHYFSVVYMVSGALVQGKGLPQISTADLFYEHAKVVSREVHCMAMESKDESSQEKRASDSSNSAQPDGVINTLLPQTEDASVFLAAVSVANKLYDRMDRILVTTKEVVGEQYWGHEYYLEELMRRDVA, from the coding sequence aTGCGAGCCCACTCGAATCGCCCGCCGCCACCACCGGTGCTGCCATATTGGCACCGTTTCTTGCATCCCATCTGGGTGACAGAACACCTGGACTGGCCGTCGTTCAAGATCATCTTCCGAGATTGGTGCGCGACTTTCGGCATGATTATCATCGAGATTGTGCCCTACTCGCGCAAGTGGTTTGGAAGCACCATCTATCTGCTGCCCATCATGACCTTTGTGTCTCCTTCGGGCCAGCTATCGGTCCCAACtgccatcatcaccaacattgTCATGATGATGTACATTGTGTGTTCGTGGATCTGTGGAAACATTTTGCCACAGCATATCTCGAACCACTACTTTTACGACGGGCTGAAAAAGGAGGACTTTGCCCAGATACTCATCGACAAGGGAGTCTGTATGGCGGGGCCTAAACTGGAGGAATGCTTAATGAACGCCTGTGAACATGGTTACTTCATGAAGGGTAACGCCTCGGTGGTCTACGCCTTTTGGTTTGCAGTCATCTGCTCAATCAACTTCTTCCTCAAGTTCAGAGACCCTGTATTCTACGGTAATGGAGCCATCACTGGAATGATTGCTACAGCCGTGTGCGCCCAGACCTCCATGCATACGCCGTGGGTGGACATTAAGGAGACAGGAGCTCTGATTACCAAACCCATGGGAATTGCTTTTGCTACCAATCTGCTGGTGGCCATCATCATTTTCCCCTTTACTGCTGGCTTCCAGTACACCACGTATGTCAACCGAGCGTTCAAAGGCGTCCAGTCGATTCTACAGTTCCAGAAGGACTTTATGAACGGGGTGAAGCCGTCTATGGAGAACTGGAAAACCTACAACGGCCATGAGGGTCTTGTGGCTAAAACTAGAATGCTCGTTCCTGTTCTCAAAATTGTTTCTGGTTCGATACCACTGGAGGTGTCCTATACCCGGTTCCCTCTCAAGCTGTACCCTTCATTCTTCATCACCTTTTCACGACTCACGAGCACCTGTGCGGGAATCACCACAATCTACGACAGTTTCGAACAGGCTAGGGTGTCTGTAGGGGGATACCAGGCCGGAGAGCAGAAAGAAGGACCCAATGGAAAGCCATACCCAGTTGGGAACTACGAGGCTACAAAGTCCATGTCCTCCATTTTGGCCGATCGTCCCCTGACTCTGGAGCAATTGGACGCAGCCTTCGAGGATATCAACATGACGTGTTCTCCCATTCTCGAAGCCATGATCCAGACTCTAGCTGTGTGCTGTGAGTGGATTGAAACCGCCAACCACTTCCGGTTCTACACTATTCTCCCCTTCATCCGGTCGAAACATGCGTCCAGACAACGAGAAATGGCTGAAAAATTGGCTTCATCTCGTGCGCTATATGAAGAGGCAGTGTCGCGATTCATGTCAATCCACTCCCACCACGACGAAAAGAGCACCCCATTTCTGGCCATGCAAAAGGCTCTATATGTGGAGTACATTAACGAGCTAGTTCGAGTCTTGACTCTGCTTGTAGACCAGCTCAGCGAACTGGACCATAACCGCGCAACCCCAGGATTCACCACTGGACTGTCTTGGAaacatctccagctccacaaGCTCGCCGGTTTGCTTGTCATGTCGCCTGGGAAGGCTGCGGTCAGCAACGAAGCCCTTACAGAGAACGAGACCCGGTTTCCTACTTCTCGAGATCCCGATCATGGTGCTCCTCAGCATATTCTGCACCGTATTGGAGGAAAGGTCCGAGCAGCGTACCACTTTGTCATTCAACCTCGTTTAGTGACCCCCATCAAAGCCTCTCTTTTTACAATCATCCCTCTGTTACCCTGTCTCATCAAACAATCGCACTGGTGGTTCTACTCGCATCGAATCTACTGGACTGTAGTCATGACCAACATGTCTATGGCCGAGATTTCCGCAGATAACTTGTTCAACGCCTTCAACCGAGTTCTGCATACATTTTACGCCGTTGTGATTGGAATGGTGGCTTGGTACATCTCCACAGGTAACGGACGAGGCAACTACTACGGCTTCGGAGTAGTCATGGGTATCATTGCCTTCTTTGCCATTTGCTACCGAGAGTTCATTCCTCCTGGAAAATCCTACTTCCCCAGAATCATGCTTATTGTTGCCATGAACCTGGTCTTGGGTCTGTCATGGTACGATGGCCAAGAGCCCTCGTCCGTCGATATTGGTGTTGGATTCACGGCAGCCTGGCATCGATATGTCTGTGTGGTTGCCGGCATCGGTATTGGAACCATTGCTTCGAACGTCCCCAGACCCAAGTCTGGTAAGAAGATGATTCGAAAGATCCTCAGTGGCGTGATTGGAGAGACAGCCAGCATCTTCTGCGAGGTGTCTGAGTTCTCAGCCGTGAGAATGAAGAATCCTGACCTAGTTGTCGATGCTACAAAGGATCCCGTGGCTAGTCATGTGACGGGCACGGTTCTGCAGCTCATGGGAGCCAAGCGTCTTTTTGGTGTCGTCAAGTTCGAGCCCAACATGTCCGGACCCTGGCCCGCAAAGGCGTACAATGAGctgctctgtctctgtttcGAGGTCGTTGAGCTCACTTTGCATCTGTACACCTTCATCAAGCGTGTCAAGGATGTGCATCTGTGGCTTCCACAAATCGTGCTTGTTGCTGGCTGGCGAAACCACCATCTCATGGCCCACTACTTTTCGGTCGTGTACATGGTGAGCGGAGCACTGGTACAGGGTAAGGGACTCCCTCAGATCTCCACGGCCGATTTGTTCTACGAGCATGCCAAAGTTGTGTCCCGTGAAGTTCATTGCATGGCAATGGAATCCAAGGATGAGAGCAGCCAGGAAAAACGAGCCAgtgacagcagcaacagtgCCCAGCCTGACGGTGTCATCAACACTCTGCTTCCTCAAACTGAAGATGCCAGTGTGTTTCTGGCTGCTGTCAGTGTGGCTAACAAGCTGTATGACCGAATGGATCGAATCCTGGTCACCACAAAggaggtggttggagagCAATATTGGGGACACGAGTACTATTTGGAGGAGTTGATGCGACGCGATGTTGCCTAA
- a CDS encoding uncharacterized protein (Compare to YALI0C14960g, similar to Saccharomyces cerevisiae MUS81 (YDR386W); ancestral locus Anc_5.468, weakly similar to uniprot|Q04149 Saccharomyces cerevisiae YDR386w MUS81 involved in the repair of UV and methylation induced DNA damage), producing MSKKSILNDLIAATEADLSLAKSVSASSKKARLFSEQLEVLRSVQKGLGGPLIFKVADLKKYVDTKSLGVLETRWGKVLDKRRKAREEAEEEKRQQEETAARERERIKQSAQDAVVREHEELVEKIRREKGKAGRGTSGFTDPLHGTDSSIATVDLTDAVDLTDDAPPQQMAVATASTFYPKQGTAAHDLLVALVGIPNPTTKEQVLNITGPGKTWGGLSKLKSEGLVTTSKMNSTYTYSLTPAGKDLANKLRRFSTQEKRVGQELREEIERQKRPKTAKRVDTQGFSDKSKLASSQQVTKLNRYSADEDMDVHVVPMSDGATMAAAELRHSGVVRPITEAAEVTWEPSSYEVVLIVDKRENNREEAQQAISGLSQKNVTVIPSVLYLGDFLFAARHKTSKKIAVLNTIIERKRYDDLNSSIVDSRYEEQKSRLRKCGVENVVYLVEHFSMSRAAVQIRDKAIASILGRVVAIDGFLLKKTKSVADSCDYMASLYESVKMCYEGVTLSIGPKEIGGFSKSRDTFSTMMLTAWQDKNLKSNHSLKVLFIQMLMTINGISAEKAQVIQKLFPTPRHLIDKYRDLEESHGKGYLELLTRGQVKGVGKAASEMVWEVFGKL from the coding sequence ATGAGCAAAAAGAGCATTCTCAACGACTTGATTGCTGCCACCGAGGCGGATCTTTCTCTCGCCAAGTCTGTGTCGGCCAGTTCCAAGAAGGCGCGGTTGTTTTCGGAACAGCTGGAGGTGCTGCGAAGTGTGCAGAAAGGGCTGGGTGGACCGCTTATTTTCAAAGTGGCCGATCTCAAGAAGTACGTCGACACCAAGTCGCTGGGTGTGCTGGAAACACGCTGGGGCAAAGTGCTGGATAAACGCCGAAAGGCGCgtgaggaggccgaggaggagaagcgacaACAGgaagaaacagcagcacGTGAACGAGAGCGGATCAAGCAGTCTGCTCAGGATGCAGTGGTGAGGGAACacgaggagctggtggaaAAAATCAGACGGGAAAAGGGCAAGGCTGGAAGAGGGACAAGTGGATTTACAGATCCTCTGCATGGCACAGACTCCTCCATAGCCACCGTTGATCTCACTGATGCAGTTGATCTGACCGATGAtgcaccaccacaacaaaTGGCAGTAGCAACTGCCAGCACCTTTTACCCCAAGCAAGGTACTGCTGCACATGATCTACTAGTAGCGCTAGTTGGTATACCCAACCCCACGACTAAGGAGCAGGTTCTCAACATCACGGGCCCTGGAAAAACCTGGGGTGGATTATCAAAGCTGAAGAGCGAGGGGCTCGTCACCACTTCCAAAATGAACTCGACATACACCTACAGCTTGACGCCAGCTGGAAAAGACCTCGCCAACAAGTTGAGGAGATTCTCCACCCAAGAGAAGCGGGTTGGCCAAGAGTTACGGGAGGAAATCGAACGACAAAAGCGACCAAAGACAGCAAAGAGGGTGGATACCCAGGGGTTTTCCGATAAATCCAAGCTGGCTTCATCGCAGCAGGTGACAAAATTGAATCGATATTCAGCCGACGAAGATATGGACGTGCACGTCGTCCCCATGAGTGATGGAGCAACAATGGCAGCAGCGGAACTACGCCATTCAGGAGTGGTACGACCAATAACAGAGGCAGCTGAAGTTACGTGGGAACCGTCATCCTACGAGGTGGTTCTGATTGTAGACAAACGAGAAAATAaccgagaagaagcacaGCAGGCCATCTCCGGACTGAGTCAGAAGAACGTGACAGTAATTCCTTCAGTGTTGTATCTGGGCGACTTCTTGTTTGCAGCTCGCCACAAAACTAGCAAGAAAATCGCCGTTCTGAACACAATTATTGAGCGAAAGAGATACGATGACTTGAACTCATCGATTGTGGACTCTAGATACGAAGAGCAGAAGAGTCGGCTACGCAAGTGTGGAGTCGAGAACGTTGTTTATTTGGTGGAACATTTCTCCATGTCCCGAGCTGCGGTCCAGATCCGTGATAAGGCCATTGCCAGTATTCTGGGGCGAGTGGTGGCTATCGATGGGTttttgttgaagaagaccaagagTGTGGCGGATAGCTGTGACTACATGGCCAGTCTTTATGAGTCTGTGAAGATGTGTTACGAGGGAGTCACTCTGAGCATAGGGCCCAAGGAGATTGGAGGCTTCTCTAAATCTCGTGATACCTTTTCGACGATGATGCTGACGGCCTGGCAGGACAAGAATCTGAAGTCGAACCATTCCCTCAAGGTACTATTCATTCAGATGCTCATGACCATTAATGGTATTTCGGCTGAAAAGGCTCAGGTTATCCAGAAGCTGTTTCCTACGCCTCGTCATCTGATCGACAAGTACAGGGATTTGGAGGAGTCTCATGGCAAGGGTTATTTGGAGTTGCTGACAAGAGGACAAGTTAAGGGTGTGGGGAAGGCTGCCAGTGAAATGGTGTGGGAGGTTTTTGGTAAATTATAG